A part of Ammospiza caudacuta isolate bAmmCau1 chromosome 5, bAmmCau1.pri, whole genome shotgun sequence genomic DNA contains:
- the PDXP gene encoding chronophin, whose amino-acid sequence MASCRRLSGAGLREVLGPAQGLLFDCDGVLWAGERAVPGAPELLERLRRSGKAALFVSNNSRRSVAELERRFSRLGFRGVRAEHVFSSALCSALFLRQRLLGGGGNGSGAGRVFVLGGEGLRGEVRDAGLRLAGEGEPTAGEPVRAVLVGYDDQFTFAKLAQACGYLRDPQCLLVATDPDPWHPLSDGQRTPGTGSLTAAVETASGRKALVVGKPNTYMFDCIVERFGVDPSRTLMVGDRLETDILFGKNCGLATILTLTGVSRLEEAQAYMASDSAAAKDLVPNYYVDSIADLIPGLDE is encoded by the exons atGGCGAGCTGCCGGCGGCTGAGCGGCGCGGGGCTGCGCGAGGTTCTGGGCCCGGCGCAGGGGCTGCTCTTCGACTGCGACGGCGTCCTGTGGGCGGGCGAGCGCGCCGTGCCCGGCGCCCCCGAGCTGCTGGAGCGGCTGCGGCGCAGCGGCAAGGCCGCCCTTTTCGTCAGCAATAACAGCCGCCGCTCGGTGGCCGAGCTGGAGCGGCGTTTCAGCCGTCTCGGCTTCCGCGGCGTGCGCGCCGAGCACGTCTTCAGCTCCGCGCTCTGCTCCGCGCTCTTCCTCCGCCAGCGCCTCCTCGGCGGCGGCGGGAacgggagcggggccggccgCGTCTTCGTGCTGGGCGGCGAGGGGCTGCGCGGCGAGGTGCGCGACGCCGGGCTGCGCCTGGCGGGCGAGGGCGAGCCGACAGCCGGCGAGCCGGTGCGCGCCGTCCTGGTGGGCTACGACGACCAGTTCACCTTCGCCAAGCTGGCGCAGGCCTGCGGCTACCTGCGCGACCCGCAGTGCCTGCTGGTGGCCACCGACCCCGACCCCTGGCACCCGCTCAGCGACGGCCAGCGCACCCCCG GCACTGGCAGCCTCACCGCCGCAGTGGAGACGGCTTCGGGCCGCAAGGCGCTGGTGGTGGGGAAGCCCAACACGTACATGTTTGATTGCATCGTGGAGCGTTTCGGGGTCGACCCGTCCCGCACGCTCATGGTGGGAGACCGTCTGGAGACAGACATCCTGTTCGGCAAGAACTGCGGCCTGGCCACCATCCTCACCCTGACAGGCGTGTCCCGCCTGGAAGAGGCGCAGGCCTACATGGCCAGCGACAGCGCCGCCGCCAAGGATCTGGTGCCCAACTACTATGTGGACAGTATTGCAGACTTGATACCAGGCCTGGATGAGTAA
- the LGALS1 gene encoding galectin-1: protein MSCGPVCTNLGLKPGQRLTVKGKVAPNAKSFVMNLGKDATLLGLHFNPRFDAHGDVNTIVCNSKKVEEWGAEHREAVFPFQKGGTAEITFAVNQSDVTVHLPGHQFTFPNRLNLSVFDYFDTQGDFTLQSISWE, encoded by the exons atgTCTTGC GGACCAGTGTGCACCAACTTGGGTCTCAAGCCTGGCCAGCGCCTCACTGTCAAGGGGAAAGTTGCACCAAATGCCAAGAG ctttGTGATGAATCTGGGCAAGGATGCTACCCTCCTTGGACTTCACTTCAATCCCCGTTTTGATGCTCATGGCGATGTGAACACCATCGTGTGCAACTCAAAGAAGGTGGAAGAGTGgggtgcagagcacagggaggctGTCTTTCCTTTCCAGAAAGGGGGCACAGCAGAG ATCACTTTTGCTGTCAACCAAAGTGATGTGACAGTCCACCTGCCAGGCCACCAGTTCACGTTCCCTAACCGGCTTAACCTCTCTGTCTTTGACTACTTTGATACACAAGGGGACTTCACACTCCAGTCCATCAGCTGGGAATAA